In Microplitis demolitor isolate Queensland-Clemson2020A chromosome 9, iyMicDemo2.1a, whole genome shotgun sequence, one genomic interval encodes:
- the LOC106693381 gene encoding uncharacterized protein LOC106693381, which yields MLPLKKSSLPEEEVINAVKRGRKPGSKNKLRINSAPQPRDTIASRLRQRKATDDVNTRKQGVMGDDDVFSTDPPVAGEEIEKEKEPPVEETTAADDAEEEEAVRLMNAEYLLVEAEKSAADDSEDTPEAMDRQKFREELRRAADRFKEFLATRPETEKRFEKHPTARPEDYINLLPAPSPEVVEEVQKFLHASRLPHEYEEEVSTDSEEEDEEEEEEEEFLRENSDTGIEDDDTSVASISDTEVQVEITPATPEQVNQSTNLREKYLTIEVDPATPIWRKTLLRPVQDVYEDFEHDDPSKTFYWKGEVEGGRQQSTIIPRPSTCQTLNIEDIPAASSSMAQPKKSPVRTMSDNGTNGNNNNEPTLTSQNDSHDVTVENSDHPSVSSTSDIDQIEQPIIIQVENQEETNSAIISDNNRKEKQNPTTVAAEQLGDGNLIPPPWYPAHHPAFELADDTRSQKRSAPEISSSSDTDSNRPPKTPTKQIKFLES from the exons ATGTTGCCTCTGAAGAAGTCCTCACTGCCTGAGGAAGAAGTTATCAATGCTGTAAAACGAGGTAGAAAACCTGGAAGTAAGAATAAACTGAGGATTAACAGCGCACCCCAACCAAGAGATACAATAGCTTCCAGATTACGACAGAGAAAAGCTACCGATGACGTTAACACTCGCAAAC AGGGAGTTATGGGGGATGACGACGTATTTTCTACAGATCCTCCAGTTGCCGgtgaagaaattgaaaaagaaaaagaaccGCCAGTGGAAGAAACGACTGCTGCGGACGATGCCGAGGAAGAGGAGGCAGTCCGCTTGATGAATGCCGAGTACCTATTGGTAGAAGCTGAAAAGAGTGCAGCTGACGACAGCGAAGATACACCAGAAGCTATGGATCGACAAAAATTTCGCGAAGAACTGCGAAGAGCAGCCGATcgatttaaagaatttttggcAACCCGACCTGAAACAGAAAAAAGGTTCGAAAAACATCCTACGGCGCGACCAGAGGATTATATCAATCTACTCCCTGCTCCTAGCCCTGAGGTGGTAGAAGAAGTCCAAAAATTTCTCCACGCTAGCCGTCTTCCTCATGAATATGAGGAAGAAGTGTCAACTGATTCAGAGGAagaagacgaagaagaagaagaagaagaggaatTTCTCCGAGAAAACTCAGATACGGGAATCGAGGACGATGACACTAGTGTGGCCAGCATATCCGACACAGAGGTGCAGGTTGAAATTACCCCTGCAACTCCAGAACAAGTGAATCAATCAACCAACTTGAGAGAAAAATATCTAACAATTGAAGTAGATCCAGCGACTCCTATCTGGAGAAAAACACTTCTTAGACCAGTTCAAGACGTTTACGAAGACTTTGAACATGACGATccttcaaaaactttttattggaAAGGGGAAGTTGAAGGCGGTAGACAGCAATCTACTATCATACCAAGACCTTCCACATGTCAAACCTTAAACATAGAAGATATCCCAGCAGCATCGTCCAGTATGGCGCAACCCAAAAAATCACCAGTACGAACGATGAGCGATAACGGTACAAATGGAAATAATAACAACGAACCTACACTAACATCACAGAATGATTCCCATGATGTAACTGTGGAAAACTCAGATCATCCTTCCGTATCGAGCACATCGGACATTGATCAAATCGAACAACCTATAATAATTCAGGTCGAAAACCAAGAAGAGACTAATTCTGCAATCATCTCCGATAATAATCGCAAAGAGAAACAAAATCCTACCACAGTTGCAGCCGAACAACTGGGGGACGGGAACTTAATACCACCCCCTTGGTATCCTGCTCATCATCCGGCTTTCGAACTTGCAGATGATACACGAAGCCAGAAAAGATCAGCACCCGAGATTTCATCTTCATCGGATACTGATTCTAATAGACCTCCAAAAACGCcgacaaaacaaataaaatttttagaaagttgA